A region of Pirellulaceae bacterium DNA encodes the following proteins:
- the ribA gene encoding GTP cyclohydrolase II, with protein sequence MGDEFSSVEAAVEAVGRGEIVIVLDAEDRENEGDFICAADKVTPEIINFFITHGKGLLCSSMLSETADRLELPPMTSARPDSYRTAYTITVDYHSVRTGVTASERCKTIQELVNPASKAADFVRPGHILPLVAKAGGVLRRAGHTEAAVDLARMAGCQPAGVLCEILDETGERASRSRLLALAEEFDLRIITIEDLIRYRRRSERLVHRLAEADLPTKFGPFRVIAYEVQYETQQPIVLVMGDLSKVSNPLVRLHSSCFTGDLLDSLRCDCGDQLRMALDMIGREEAGVLVYLPQEGRGIGLVDKIKAYGLQDEGLDTVEANLALGYQADTRDYGVGIQILKDLGLSQVRLLTNNPKKTDAFIYGGFELEVVDQVPIMPPINKHNANYLATKRDKMGHKLPDNVSEN encoded by the coding sequence ATGGGTGACGAATTTTCTTCCGTTGAGGCCGCTGTTGAGGCAGTGGGTCGCGGTGAAATTGTGATCGTATTGGACGCGGAGGACCGCGAAAATGAGGGAGACTTCATTTGCGCCGCAGACAAGGTCACGCCCGAAATCATCAACTTCTTCATTACACACGGCAAGGGGCTCCTGTGTAGTTCGATGCTGTCGGAAACGGCCGATCGGTTGGAATTGCCTCCGATGACGAGTGCCCGGCCAGATTCCTATCGTACAGCGTACACCATTACCGTCGATTACCACTCGGTTCGCACAGGTGTTACAGCCAGTGAACGTTGCAAAACCATTCAAGAATTGGTCAATCCGGCAAGTAAGGCAGCCGATTTCGTCCGACCCGGCCACATTCTACCCCTCGTCGCGAAAGCGGGCGGTGTCTTGCGACGGGCCGGCCACACCGAGGCGGCGGTCGACCTCGCAAGAATGGCCGGATGCCAACCAGCCGGCGTGCTCTGTGAAATCCTCGATGAAACGGGGGAACGTGCCAGCCGGTCCCGGCTACTCGCATTGGCCGAGGAGTTCGATCTACGAATCATCACCATCGAAGACTTGATCCGGTATCGCCGTCGCAGCGAACGGCTGGTGCACCGTTTAGCTGAAGCCGATTTGCCCACGAAATTTGGTCCGTTCCGCGTCATTGCTTACGAAGTGCAGTATGAAACGCAGCAGCCAATTGTGCTTGTGATGGGTGATCTATCCAAGGTAAGCAATCCTCTGGTCCGGCTGCACTCTTCTTGCTTCACGGGTGATCTTTTGGATTCCCTACGTTGCGACTGTGGTGACCAACTACGCATGGCACTGGATATGATTGGACGGGAAGAGGCCGGCGTTTTGGTCTACCTTCCTCAAGAAGGTAGAGGTATCGGCTTGGTCGATAAGATCAAAGCCTACGGACTCCAGGATGAAGGCTTAGACACGGTCGAGGCCAACTTGGCACTCGGATACCAAGCCGACACCCGCGATTACGGCGTCGGGATTCAGATCCTAAAAGATTTAGGTCTATCCCAAGTCCGCCTCTTGACGAACAACCCGAAGAAAACAGATGCGTTTATCTACGGTGGATTTGAGTTAGAGGTCGTCGACCAAGTTCCAATCATGCCACCAATCAACAAACACAACGCAAATTATCTCGCCACGAAGCGGGACAAGATGGGGCACAAACTGCCTGACAACGTTTCCGAAAATTAA
- the rsmG gene encoding 16S rRNA (guanine(527)-N(7))-methyltransferase RsmG, with protein MAGSLLFSPSNRVLNILMNDRPEQEPDVAKEKNASDPTLAEALNRHELSIPPAQIQRLEDYCQLLWAANQRLNLTRHLDYETFVIRDVIDSLALAEQLSPDLSVLDVGTGGGVPGIPLAILRPDLQISLCDSSGKKCEAVAEIVQQLALSLPVYQDRVENVVQIAKFDAIVARAVGPLWKILKWMEPHWNEFGCLVLIKGPKWTEERLEARHKGFLKPLEIRRLSSYTTPGHHGENVILGIMTKVEANSVKR; from the coding sequence ATGGCTGGATCTCTGCTTTTTTCTCCCAGCAACCGAGTTTTAAATATTCTTATGAACGATCGACCCGAACAAGAACCAGATGTTGCGAAGGAAAAAAACGCTAGCGACCCGACGTTGGCAGAGGCTTTGAACCGGCACGAGCTATCAATACCACCAGCCCAGATCCAGCGATTGGAAGACTATTGCCAGTTGTTGTGGGCGGCAAATCAACGTCTCAATCTAACGCGGCACTTGGATTATGAGACGTTTGTCATCCGAGACGTCATTGATTCTTTGGCTTTAGCAGAGCAATTGTCCCCCGATTTATCTGTCCTCGATGTGGGCACGGGGGGTGGGGTACCGGGGATTCCGCTCGCTATTTTGCGACCCGATCTCCAAATTTCGCTTTGCGATTCATCTGGAAAGAAGTGTGAAGCGGTCGCTGAAATCGTTCAGCAGCTTGCCCTCTCGCTGCCCGTTTATCAAGACCGTGTCGAAAATGTTGTGCAGATCGCAAAGTTTGATGCGATTGTGGCGCGGGCGGTCGGACCACTTTGGAAAATCCTGAAATGGATGGAGCCACATTGGAATGAGTTCGGCTGCCTGGTGCTCATTAAGGGGCCAAAATGGACGGAAGAACGACTCGAAGCGAGACACAAAGGTTTTTTGAAACCGTTGGAAATTCGCCGGCTTTCTTCCTACACTACGCCTGGACATCACGGCGAGAACGTGATTCTCGGAATTATGACAAAAGTTGAGGCCAATAGCGTTAAGCGGTGA
- the glnA gene encoding type I glutamate--ammonia ligase, with translation MTPKEVLALCREKDVKAIDMRFMDFPGLWQHFTIPVGKLDEDVFEDGLGFDGSSIRGWQTINESDMLVVPQPETAFLDPFTELQTLALICNIQDPITREDYSRDPRNVARKAANYLKMSGVADTAYLGPEAEFFIFDDVRFDQQPNSGFYFLDSVEGQWNRGTDEGPNLGYKLRHKEGYFPVPPADQMMDIRNEMMQVMVESGLDVECQHHEVGTAGQSEIDLRFGELVKMADDLLLYKYIVKNVATRHNKTVTFMPKPLFSDNGSGMHTHLSLWKDGEPLFAGDGYAGFSEMGLHAIGGILKHARAILAFTNPTTNSYKRLVPGYEAPVNLAYSQRNRSAACRIPMYSPSPKSKRIEFRCPDPSCNPYLAFAALLMAAIDGIQNKINPGEPLDKDIYDLPPEEAAEVPKTPASLDEALLALEQDHEFLLRGDVFTEDVISTWVRYKRENEVDAIRLRPHPYEFCLYYDI, from the coding sequence ATGACACCCAAAGAAGTGTTGGCCCTGTGTCGAGAAAAAGATGTCAAGGCGATCGACATGCGTTTCATGGACTTTCCGGGCCTTTGGCAGCATTTTACGATTCCGGTAGGTAAGTTAGACGAAGATGTTTTCGAAGATGGCTTGGGCTTCGATGGATCAAGTATCCGTGGTTGGCAAACGATCAACGAAAGCGATATGTTGGTTGTGCCCCAACCGGAGACAGCCTTTCTGGATCCTTTTACCGAATTGCAAACTCTCGCGCTGATTTGCAATATCCAGGATCCGATCACTCGCGAAGATTATTCGCGGGATCCACGCAATGTTGCTCGAAAAGCAGCGAATTATTTGAAAATGTCCGGTGTTGCCGATACGGCCTACTTGGGGCCAGAAGCCGAGTTTTTTATCTTTGATGATGTGCGTTTTGATCAGCAGCCGAACAGCGGGTTTTATTTCCTCGACAGTGTTGAGGGCCAATGGAATCGGGGAACGGATGAGGGGCCTAACCTGGGTTATAAGTTGCGACACAAAGAGGGTTACTTCCCTGTACCACCTGCCGATCAAATGATGGATATCCGTAATGAGATGATGCAAGTTATGGTCGAAAGCGGATTGGATGTCGAGTGCCAACATCATGAGGTGGGTACGGCAGGCCAATCCGAAATCGATTTGCGTTTTGGCGAATTGGTCAAAATGGCTGACGATTTGTTGCTCTACAAGTACATCGTCAAGAACGTGGCGACTCGTCATAACAAGACGGTGACCTTCATGCCAAAACCTCTGTTCAGCGACAATGGTTCCGGCATGCACACTCACCTTTCTCTGTGGAAAGACGGTGAGCCGCTCTTCGCGGGCGACGGTTACGCCGGCTTTAGCGAAATGGGACTCCACGCGATCGGTGGAATCTTAAAACACGCACGTGCTATCCTCGCGTTTACGAACCCAACGACCAATAGCTACAAGCGTTTGGTGCCCGGTTATGAAGCACCCGTCAACCTGGCCTATTCACAACGCAATCGTTCGGCTGCTTGTCGCATCCCAATGTATAGTCCCAGTCCCAAATCAAAACGAATTGAATTTCGCTGTCCAGATCCCAGTTGCAACCCGTATTTGGCTTTCGCGGCGTTACTGATGGCTGCCATTGACGGGATCCAAAACAAAATTAATCCGGGTGAACCGTTGGATAAGGATATCTATGACTTACCCCCTGAGGAGGCGGCGGAGGTTCCCAAGACGCCGGCTTCGCTGGATGAAGCGTTGCTTGCCTTGGAACAGGATCATGAATTCTTACTACGGGGGGACGTATTTACCGAGGATGTTATCTCGACTTGGGTTCGCTATAAACGCGAGAATGAGGTGGACGCCATTCGTCTGCGTCCGCATCCGTATGAATTCTGCTTGTACTACGACATCTAA
- a CDS encoding alpha/beta hydrolase: MINNPLVQRHLVPWLATAWFCAITNLVALMPMILPSSVHADGTIERNVEYLRRETVQLLADIYQPTGDGPFSGVLMVHGGAWMSGNKSHVVQHAKRFMRRGYVVVAINYRLAPRHKFPAQLEDCRAALRWMRSNSEKYRIDPTEIAGFGYSAGGQLVCLLGLNPSEDHRECLQAIIAGGAPCEFRQIPESSKALAYWLGSTRRDRPDIYRNASPTSFVTSDDPPVFLFHGASDSLVRSSSSLDLYQRLQDKGVESKMHMVADSGHLKTFFDPESSNLAVEFLDEALGSAVQKQVAP; the protein is encoded by the coding sequence ATGATTAACAATCCCCTTGTGCAGCGACATCTTGTCCCTTGGCTGGCCACCGCTTGGTTTTGCGCGATCACCAACTTGGTAGCACTTATGCCGATGATTCTGCCGTCAAGCGTCCATGCAGACGGGACCATCGAAAGAAATGTCGAATATTTGCGGCGAGAAACGGTTCAACTGCTGGCCGATATCTATCAGCCGACTGGTGATGGCCCTTTTTCGGGAGTATTGATGGTTCACGGAGGCGCCTGGATGTCGGGAAACAAGTCTCATGTCGTTCAGCATGCGAAACGCTTCATGCGGCGAGGCTATGTAGTTGTCGCGATCAATTATCGTCTCGCTCCACGCCATAAATTTCCAGCGCAACTCGAAGACTGCCGTGCTGCTCTTCGCTGGATGCGATCCAATTCAGAGAAATATCGCATCGATCCCACGGAAATTGCCGGATTCGGCTACTCCGCCGGTGGGCAACTTGTCTGTCTGTTGGGGCTGAATCCGTCGGAGGATCATCGCGAGTGTTTGCAGGCGATTATTGCTGGAGGTGCACCCTGTGAATTCCGTCAGATCCCCGAATCTAGCAAAGCGTTGGCCTACTGGCTCGGGAGCACGCGCCGTGATCGCCCTGACATTTATCGGAATGCGTCGCCAACCTCCTTTGTGACGTCGGATGACCCACCCGTCTTTCTGTTTCACGGTGCCAGTGACTCTTTGGTTCGCTCCTCGAGTTCGCTTGATCTGTACCAAAGGCTGCAAGATAAGGGCGTGGAGAGCAAAATGCATATGGTTGCTGATTCGGGACACTTGAAGACGTTTTTCGACCCGGAGTCCTCTAATCTCGCGGTGGAGTTCCTGGATGAGGCATTGGGGTCAGCCGTTCAGAAGCAGGTGGCACCGTGA
- a CDS encoding PEP-CTERM sorting domain-containing protein → MATTEGANPDQRTKNIRLWLNGVDRTEDMLPGRDYGYGVNTDLAKIGGRFHNETHPTTHSGAQDEVSLWLDRALSDEEIGSLYEAAISAGPIAVPGDFDGDGQLTALDIDRLSDAALAGDNKSQFDLNGDSLVNQSDREVWVDELKFTYFGDSNLDGEFNSTDFVVVFAEDKYEDGVDGNSGWGSGDWNGDKDFDSSDFVAAFGAGGYEMGARQVAAVPEPSTFLLFAIGLLICLVRRR, encoded by the coding sequence GTGGCCACGACCGAGGGCGCGAACCCTGACCAGCGTACGAAAAATATTCGTCTCTGGTTAAATGGCGTCGATCGCACTGAGGATATGTTACCCGGACGGGATTACGGTTATGGGGTCAACACCGATCTGGCAAAGATCGGTGGCCGTTTCCACAATGAAACCCACCCAACAACTCACTCAGGTGCCCAGGATGAAGTTTCGCTCTGGTTGGATCGTGCCTTGTCGGACGAGGAAATTGGGAGTCTCTATGAGGCAGCAATTTCTGCCGGCCCGATTGCGGTGCCGGGTGACTTTGACGGCGACGGTCAGTTGACGGCGTTGGATATAGATCGACTCTCGGATGCGGCTTTGGCTGGCGACAACAAATCTCAGTTTGATCTCAACGGTGACTCTTTGGTCAATCAATCCGATCGTGAAGTCTGGGTTGATGAATTGAAGTTCACGTATTTTGGAGACTCAAATCTCGATGGCGAATTCAATAGCACGGATTTCGTCGTTGTTTTCGCCGAAGACAAATATGAGGACGGTGTCGATGGCAATTCGGGTTGGGGCAGTGGTGACTGGAATGGAGATAAAGATTTCGACTCTTCCGATTTTGTCGCAGCATTCGGGGCGGGTGGCTATGAAATGGGTGCCCGTCAAGTAGCTGCCGTCCCCGAGCCGTCGACCTTCCTGCTCTTCGCGATTGGATTATTGATCTGTCTCGTGCGGCGGCGTTAG
- a CDS encoding RtcB family protein yields the protein MNRRQLTKLGVPEDCMSRAIQAVQRAVSSGELKGQAVKQKVKQVLNAPRLFVGDSCFGDFASELIAEGSRPQVDEIKYRTWGSSIDEAAHAQMRSACQVPCAVGAAMMPDAHVGYGLPIGGVLACEGGVIPYAVGVDIACRMKLSVLDMPPRALKSRFSLFRDSLERGTRFGVGCKYNKPQGHAVMDQDWSITKVTRENKDKAARQLGTSGSGNHFVEFGVLTLNQKDDELGLEAGQYVALLSHSGSRGSGASVCSTYSSIAQSQLPSRYQKLNRLAWLDLDSEAGQEYWLAMNLMGDYAAANHAVIHRNVTQLLGANVMGGVENHHNFAWKERHHGQEVIVHRKGATPAAVGDLGVIPGSMQDPAFVVRGKGNQHSFRSAAHGAGRQMSRRKAKAKFNLQAVKNELAEQGIHVISAGADEVPAVYKDILQVMHEQQDLVEVVARFDPRIVKMCGDGSRAED from the coding sequence ATGAATCGAAGGCAATTGACGAAATTGGGTGTACCCGAGGATTGCATGAGTCGCGCCATTCAAGCGGTGCAGCGCGCTGTTTCCTCAGGCGAGTTAAAAGGACAGGCCGTAAAGCAGAAAGTCAAACAGGTTCTGAATGCACCGCGGCTTTTTGTCGGTGACTCCTGTTTTGGTGATTTCGCCTCGGAATTGATTGCGGAAGGGTCTCGGCCACAAGTTGATGAAATCAAATATCGAACTTGGGGTTCAAGCATTGATGAAGCTGCTCATGCGCAGATGCGATCGGCCTGCCAAGTTCCATGCGCTGTTGGCGCGGCAATGATGCCAGATGCTCACGTTGGATATGGGCTACCCATCGGTGGTGTGTTGGCCTGTGAAGGTGGGGTCATCCCCTACGCCGTTGGCGTTGATATTGCCTGTCGGATGAAACTCTCCGTCTTGGATATGCCCCCGCGTGCTCTCAAGTCACGGTTCTCATTGTTTCGTGATTCGCTGGAACGAGGAACACGCTTTGGTGTGGGCTGCAAATATAACAAACCCCAGGGACATGCGGTCATGGACCAAGATTGGTCGATTACAAAAGTCACAAGAGAAAACAAAGACAAGGCGGCGCGACAACTTGGGACGTCCGGTTCGGGTAACCATTTTGTTGAGTTCGGCGTCTTGACGCTAAATCAGAAAGACGATGAATTGGGTCTCGAGGCTGGCCAATATGTGGCGCTCCTCAGTCACAGTGGCAGTCGTGGTTCCGGAGCTTCTGTTTGTTCAACTTATAGCTCGATCGCCCAATCACAACTGCCAAGTCGCTACCAAAAACTGAATCGCTTAGCTTGGCTCGATCTGGATTCTGAGGCAGGCCAGGAATATTGGTTGGCGATGAATCTGATGGGGGATTATGCGGCGGCGAATCACGCAGTCATTCATCGAAATGTGACGCAGTTGCTGGGAGCAAACGTCATGGGGGGTGTTGAAAATCATCACAATTTTGCTTGGAAAGAGAGACACCATGGGCAAGAAGTGATTGTTCATCGCAAGGGCGCGACGCCTGCTGCGGTGGGTGACCTTGGTGTGATTCCAGGATCGATGCAAGATCCTGCATTCGTGGTGCGAGGTAAGGGCAATCAGCACAGTTTTCGTTCCGCAGCTCATGGTGCGGGTCGGCAAATGTCTCGGAGAAAAGCGAAGGCAAAATTTAATTTGCAGGCTGTGAAAAATGAGTTGGCCGAACAAGGGATTCACGTGATTTCGGCCGGGGCGGATGAAGTCCCGGCTGTCTATAAAGACATTCTGCAAGTGATGCACGAGCAACAAGATTTGGTTGAAGTGGTTGCCCGGTTTGATCCCCGGATCGTCAAGATGTGTGGTGATGGTAGTCGAGCAGAAGACTAA
- a CDS encoding transglutaminase family protein, whose product MIIRIILTLSIPLTIVATSSADQSASSQAQHRLFLDTADGQLDQFSLFQAAMLCTAPDARVPTGWQRRFQWHAEQCARLIPANTSSDQRAELVFRYLHDQILTSGYNENTNCVLQTLQSGNFNCITSTLLYICLCRECGLNARAVAVPNHVLVRLPLPAGPLVETTHPSFTLLNPHDRRIPQIHLSQELSDVALLGRLYYNQAIRLAHQNQYAQALTAASRSCQLDPFDSSARVNMLATINNWAIALCAQGDYPQAAHLVLRGLLIDSNYGPLTANDVYVHQKWITALRRHGNHLQADQISKELQGRILERNGG is encoded by the coding sequence ATGATCATCCGCATTATTCTCACTCTAAGTATTCCGTTGACCATCGTCGCCACGTCGTCAGCGGATCAGAGCGCTAGTTCCCAGGCACAGCATCGGCTTTTTCTCGACACGGCCGATGGTCAACTGGACCAGTTTTCGTTGTTCCAGGCGGCCATGCTCTGTACAGCCCCTGACGCACGCGTACCGACGGGATGGCAACGTCGATTTCAATGGCACGCGGAACAGTGCGCCCGCCTTATCCCCGCAAACACATCCAGCGACCAACGAGCGGAACTCGTGTTTCGCTACCTTCACGACCAAATTCTGACTTCCGGTTACAACGAGAATACAAATTGCGTCCTGCAGACCTTACAATCAGGCAATTTCAATTGCATCACTTCAACCCTGCTCTATATCTGCCTGTGCCGCGAATGTGGCCTGAACGCACGTGCTGTTGCTGTTCCTAACCATGTGCTGGTCCGACTCCCTCTACCCGCGGGGCCATTGGTTGAGACGACCCACCCCAGTTTCACGCTCCTGAATCCCCATGACAGGCGTATCCCGCAAATCCATTTGTCTCAAGAGCTCTCGGATGTCGCCTTACTAGGCCGTCTTTACTACAACCAAGCGATTCGGCTCGCCCATCAAAACCAGTATGCCCAGGCACTCACAGCGGCAAGCCGAAGTTGCCAATTGGATCCGTTCGACAGCTCAGCACGCGTCAACATGTTAGCAACCATCAACAACTGGGCCATCGCGTTGTGTGCTCAAGGCGACTACCCTCAGGCGGCTCATCTCGTTCTTCGTGGCCTGCTGATCGATTCGAATTACGGTCCCCTCACTGCAAATGATGTCTATGTGCATCAAAAATGGATCACTGCCTTGCGACGTCATGGCAACCATCTCCAGGCCGACCAGATTTCGAAAGAGCTTCAGGGTCGCATTCTCGAAAGAAACGGAGGGTAA
- the cysN gene encoding sulfate adenylyltransferase subunit CysN — translation MSHQSELIAEDINAYLAQHERKELLRFLTCGSVDDGKSTLIGRLLYDSKMIYEDQLAAVQRDSAIHGTTGGDFDPALLTDGLKAEREQGITIDVAYRYFSTARRKFIIADTPGHEQYTRNMATGASTCDLAIILVDARHGVVEQTKRHSFITSLLGIKHVLVAINKMDLVDYSQEVFEQIKSDYAEFAARMSVEDLHFIPMSALLGDNVVEAGDNMPWYEGGTLMHMLETVHIASDRNLIDFRFPIQYVNRPNLDFRGFCGTVASGIVRKGDEVIALPSQKSSRIKEIVTMDGNVDEAFSPMSVTLTLEDEIDVSRGDMLVHPANMPRSEQKFDAMIVWMDEEPLVPGKQYAIKHTSKEVAGTVDTLRYRVDVNTLRRQDSPTLKLNEIGRCHLTLNQPIMYDGYRRNRGTGAFIVMDRLNNTTVAAGMILDRVTTDDQNDYWDDASTNQHLRSSTGEVTLEERSARFGQSPLTILLTGLTGSGKTTLAYALERRLFDQGRAAMVVDGQNLRLGLNKDLGFSQEDRSENLRRTVEVSRLLNAAGMISICAFVAPNRAVRQRFREAFPQDQFMLVHLAAPIEVCRERDSEGMYAKAESGEVENFPGVSIEYEPPRNSDLTLSTDKISVEQCVDEIMELLTAREAIA, via the coding sequence ATGTCACACCAATCGGAATTGATCGCAGAAGATATTAATGCTTATCTGGCGCAGCACGAGCGGAAAGAGCTTTTGCGTTTCCTCACTTGTGGGAGCGTCGACGATGGCAAAAGCACCTTGATTGGTCGTTTGCTCTATGACTCGAAGATGATCTACGAGGACCAATTAGCTGCGGTTCAGCGTGATTCGGCAATTCATGGCACAACGGGTGGGGATTTTGACCCGGCCTTGCTGACCGATGGTCTGAAAGCAGAGCGTGAGCAGGGGATTACGATCGATGTTGCTTATCGGTATTTCTCCACAGCGCGACGAAAATTTATCATCGCAGACACGCCTGGACACGAACAATACACGCGCAACATGGCGACAGGGGCCTCGACGTGCGATCTCGCCATTATCCTGGTGGACGCTCGCCACGGAGTTGTCGAGCAGACAAAGCGCCACAGTTTTATCACTTCATTACTTGGCATCAAGCACGTACTGGTCGCCATCAACAAGATGGATTTGGTTGATTACAGCCAGGAAGTTTTTGAACAGATCAAATCGGATTACGCTGAATTTGCTGCCCGTATGTCAGTGGAGGATTTGCACTTCATACCGATGTCTGCCTTGCTTGGCGACAATGTTGTCGAAGCGGGCGATAATATGCCTTGGTATGAGGGCGGAACTTTAATGCACATGTTGGAAACGGTCCACATTGCGTCGGATCGAAATCTGATCGATTTCCGCTTTCCAATTCAATACGTAAACCGTCCAAATTTGGATTTCCGGGGTTTTTGCGGTACGGTCGCATCTGGCATTGTCAGGAAGGGCGACGAGGTGATTGCGTTGCCGTCGCAGAAATCTAGCCGCATAAAAGAGATCGTCACGATGGACGGGAATGTGGATGAAGCATTCTCGCCGATGTCCGTCACTCTCACACTTGAAGATGAGATTGACGTGAGTCGTGGTGACATGTTGGTGCATCCCGCAAACATGCCTCGATCCGAACAAAAGTTTGACGCGATGATCGTTTGGATGGACGAGGAACCTCTAGTACCTGGTAAACAGTATGCGATTAAGCACACGAGCAAAGAGGTGGCTGGAACAGTTGACACGTTGCGTTATCGGGTCGATGTTAACACCTTGCGACGGCAAGATTCCCCGACTCTTAAATTAAATGAAATCGGTCGATGTCATTTGACATTGAATCAGCCGATCATGTATGACGGCTACCGTCGCAATCGCGGAACCGGTGCCTTCATCGTGATGGATCGGCTCAACAATACCACCGTGGCTGCTGGGATGATTCTCGATCGAGTGACGACCGATGATCAGAATGATTATTGGGACGATGCGTCGACGAATCAGCACCTGCGTTCCTCGACCGGTGAGGTCACGTTGGAAGAGCGTTCGGCTCGATTCGGACAAAGTCCTCTGACCATCCTTTTGACCGGGCTGACGGGTTCTGGGAAAACGACCCTCGCTTATGCGTTGGAACGACGTCTGTTTGATCAGGGCCGAGCAGCGATGGTTGTAGATGGCCAGAATTTGCGGCTAGGTCTCAACAAAGACCTTGGCTTTTCCCAGGAAGATCGCTCGGAAAATCTTCGCCGTACGGTGGAAGTTTCACGCCTGCTAAACGCGGCAGGCATGATCAGCATTTGTGCTTTTGTTGCACCCAACCGGGCGGTACGACAGCGGTTTCGAGAGGCGTTCCCGCAAGATCAATTTATGTTGGTGCATCTTGCGGCACCGATCGAAGTGTGTCGTGAACGTGATTCTGAGGGAATGTATGCCAAAGCCGAATCAGGTGAAGTCGAAAACTTCCCTGGTGTCTCCATTGAATACGAGCCACCACGTAATAGCGATCTGACACTTTCAACGGACAAGATTTCCGTCGAACAATGTGTTGACGAAATCATGGAACTCTTGACCGCTCGTGAGGCTATCGCGTAA
- the cysD gene encoding sulfate adenylyltransferase subunit CysD, translating into MSGYNLTHLKQLEAESIYIIREVAAEFENPVMLYSIGKDSAVMLHLAMKAFYPAKPPFQLLHVDTTFKFREMIQFREEYARKELGLDVIVHINEEGREANINPFDYGSKKYTNVMKTESLLQALSKHRFDAAFGGARRDEEKSRAKERVYSFRDQHHRWDPKNQRPELWNLYNAKVNKGESIRVFPLSNWTELDVWQYIHLEKIPIVPLYFAAMRPVVDRDGVLIMVDDDRFPLEPGETPVEKLVRFRTLGCYPLTGAVESDATTLPEIIQEMLLTKTSERQGRVIDYDQSGSMEEKKKEGYF; encoded by the coding sequence ATGTCTGGTTACAACCTCACTCATCTGAAGCAGCTGGAAGCGGAAAGCATCTATATCATTCGGGAAGTCGCCGCCGAGTTCGAGAATCCAGTGATGCTGTATTCAATCGGCAAGGACTCGGCTGTGATGCTGCATTTAGCCATGAAGGCTTTCTATCCGGCCAAGCCACCGTTTCAATTGCTACACGTGGACACCACATTCAAGTTTCGCGAGATGATCCAATTTCGCGAAGAGTATGCTCGCAAGGAGCTTGGTCTCGATGTGATCGTGCACATCAATGAGGAGGGGCGAGAGGCGAACATCAACCCGTTCGATTACGGGAGCAAGAAATACACGAATGTGATGAAGACGGAGTCGTTGCTTCAAGCACTCAGCAAACATCGATTTGATGCGGCCTTTGGCGGAGCTCGTCGAGACGAGGAGAAGTCCCGAGCGAAGGAGCGAGTCTATTCGTTTCGAGATCAGCATCATCGGTGGGATCCGAAGAATCAGCGTCCGGAACTGTGGAACTTGTACAATGCCAAAGTGAATAAGGGGGAAAGCATTCGCGTATTTCCCCTCTCCAACTGGACTGAATTAGACGTCTGGCAGTACATTCACCTCGAAAAAATTCCCATTGTGCCGTTATATTTTGCTGCGATGCGGCCAGTGGTCGATCGCGATGGCGTATTGATCATGGTTGACGATGATCGGTTTCCGCTTGAGCCGGGAGAGACGCCCGTCGAAAAATTGGTTCGTTTCCGCACGCTGGGATGCTATCCGCTTACCGGAGCAGTGGAATCCGACGCGACCACTCTGCCAGAGATTATTCAAGAGATGCTGCTCACCAAGACTTCTGAGCGGCAAGGGCGAGTCATTGATTATGACCAGTCTGGTTCGATGGAAGAGAAGAAGAAGGAAGGTTACTTCTAG
- a CDS encoding adenylyl-sulfate kinase — MRLGLTKDLSFFPQGRSGNLCRAVKVSRLLNSADMISICAFVAPSRAVRQRFREAFPQDQFMLVHLAAPIKVYRERDSEGMYVKAESVEVENIPAVSIEYEPSRNSDLTLSTDKIFVEQCIDEIMELLVAREAIG, encoded by the coding sequence TTGCGTCTAGGTCTCACCAAAGACCTCAGCTTTTTTCCACAAGGTCGCTCGGGAAATCTTTGCCGTGCGGTGAAAGTTTCACGTCTGCTAAACTCAGCAGACATGATCAGCATTTGTGCTTTTGTTGCACCCAGCCGGGCGGTACGGCAGCGGTTTCGAGAGGCGTTCCCGCAAGATCAATTTATGTTGGTGCACCTTGCGGCACCGATCAAAGTGTATCGTGAACGCGATTCTGAAGGAATGTATGTCAAAGCTGAATCAGTTGAAGTCGAAAACATACCTGCTGTCTCGATTGAATACGAGCCATCACGTAACAGCGATCTGACACTTTCAACCGACAAGATTTTCGTCGAACAATGTATTGACGAAATCATGGAACTCTTGGTCGCTCGTGAGGCTATCGGGTGA